In Salarias fasciatus chromosome 20, fSalaFa1.1, whole genome shotgun sequence, a single window of DNA contains:
- the LOC115408397 gene encoding uncharacterized protein LOC115408397 isoform X3, which produces MSAAQALKKLICERLTAAAEEIFTVFEQTIIQYEEEIDRQRKLLQVKQEANLPGAELPQCYDCSVELRFEEETNCQEQGEPEGPQSIEKPGLLQFEEDQEKPGAPRIREEQEEPGLPQLRAGLHNPGPRGPQSSMF; this is translated from the exons ATGAGTGCAGCTCAGGCTTTGAAAAAGCTCATCTGCGAGCGACTAAccgctgctgctgaagaaatattcaccgtgtttgaaCAGACTATTATccagtacgaggaggagattgatcgACAGCGCAAGTTGCTGCAAGTCAAGCAAGAGGCGAATCTCCCCGGAGCAG agctccCACAGTGCTATGACTGCAGCGTGGAGCTGCGctttgaagaggaaacaaacTGTCAGGAGCAAGGAGAACCAGAAGGTCCACAGTCCATAGAAAAACCAGGACTTCTACAGTTTGAAGAGGACCAGGAGAAACCAGGAGCTCCACGGAtcagagaggaacaggaagagccAGGACTTCCACAGCTTAGAGCAGGGCTACacaaccctggtcctcgtgggccgcaatccagcatgttttag